The Salvelinus fontinalis isolate EN_2023a chromosome 36, ASM2944872v1, whole genome shotgun sequence genome window below encodes:
- the LOC129835302 gene encoding uncharacterized protein LOC129835302 has translation MIALCLIFPLLVEMVHEVAGTESSSIRHESGLMSANVGDTVVLRCFKAGDEGIMFSWYKQTFGNIPQLISTIYKYDRNATFYHEFKDNPRFSVEGVQGKNHLMIADVELSDSGTYYCGSAFGIKVEFGHGVTLIIKDSGSKNMPVIHQPVSESAQPGDSVTLNCTIHTETCAGEHSVYWFRHGSGESHPGIIYTHGDRSGQCEISPEAGSHTQSCVYNLPKRNLSLSDAGTYYCAVASCGKILFGNGTKLDIEGKSVDPLLFVYCLAVALAFAFMLIILLTCIIYKMKKTTCLQCSELVSQTRGPTVSRSDASSQDVDSLHYIALPLSNKKNTSRRQRNNMEEETMVIYSGIRQ, from the exons ATGATCGCACTGTGTCTGATATTTCCACTTCTCGTAGAGATGG TTCATGAGGTAGCTGGGACTGAATCCTCATCCATACGTCACGAGAGTGGTCTCATGTCAGCCAACGTTGGAGACACAGTGGTTTTGCGATGCTTCAAAGCAGGCGATGAGGGAATAATGTTCTCCTGGTACAAGCAAACTTTTGGAAATATTCCTCAGCTCATCTCAACCATCTATAAGTATGACAGGAATGCAACATTTTACCATGAGTTTAAAGATAACCCTCGCTTCTCAGTGGAAGGTGTCCAAGGAAAAAATCACCTAATGATAGCAGATGTGGAACTATCTGATTCAGGCACATACTATTGTGGAAGTGCTTTTGGAATCAAGGTGGAGTTTGGACATGGAGTCACTCTCATCATAAAAG ATTCAGGTTCCAAAAATATGCCTGTTATACATCAGCCTGTGTCTGAGTCAGCCCAGCCAGGAGACTCTGTGACTCTGAACTGTACAATACACACTGAGACCTGTGCAGGAGAACACAGTGTCTATTGGTTCAGACATGGCTCAGGAGAATCCCATCCAGGAATCATTTACACCCATGGAGACAGGAGTGGTCAGTGTGAGATAAGCCCTGAGGCTGGGTCTCATACACAGAGCTGTGTCTACAACCTCCCCAAGAGGAACCTTAGCCTCTCTGATGCTGGGACTTACTACTGTGCTGTGGCCTCATGTGGGAAGATACTGTTCGGGAACGGTACCAAGCTGGACATTGAGG GCAAGAGTGTAGACCCTCTTCTCTTTGTATACTGCCTGGCCGTAGCATTGGCCTTTGCGTTTATGTTGATCATTCTCCTTACTTGCATCATTTACAAGATGAAGAAGACAACATGTCTGCAGTGCAGTG aactggtctctcagacaagaggtCCTACAGTTTCCCGGTCAGATGCAAGT AGCCAAGATGTAGACAGTCTCCATTACATTGCTCTGCCTCTGAGCAACAAGAAGAACACGTCTAGAAGACAGAGAAACAACATGGAGGAAGAGACGATGGTAATTTACTCTGGAATTAGACAGTAG
- the LOC129835310 gene encoding uncharacterized protein LOC129835310, with amino-acid sequence MSVLQQPVSESVQPGDSVTLNCTIHTETCGGEHSVYWFRHGSGKSHPGVIYTHGERSDQCETSPEAGSPTQSCVYNLPKRNLSLSDAGTYYCAVASCGEILFGNGTKLDVEDLLGDQSNLIFPIIISCLTTTVILSVSVNIILCVRMKRSRCEHCAAGTPFHQSHYGNPLASISAQQLHSDDDGLNYAALKFTDKKSSKPRRQRREQREEETIYSGVSYQDRM; translated from the exons ATGTCTGTACTCCAGCAGCCTGTGTCTGAGTCAGTCCAGCCAGGAGACTCTGTGACTCTGAACTGTACAATACACACTGAGACCTGCGGAGGAGAACACAGTGTGTATTGGTTCAGACATGGCTCAGGAAAATCCCATCCAGGAGTCATTTACACCCATGGAGAAAGAAGTGATCAGTGTGAGACGAGCCCTGAGGCTGGGTCTCCTACACAGAGCTGTGTCTACAACCTCCCCAAGAGGAACCTCAGCCTCTCTGATGCTGGGACTTACTACTGTGCTGTGGCCTCATGTGGGGAGATACTGTTTGGGAACGGGACCAAGCTGGATGTTGAAG ACCTGTTGGGCGATCAGAGTAATCTTATTTTCCCCATCATTATATCTTGcctgacaactactgtgattctGAGTGTGAGTGTCAACATTATCCTCTGTGTGAGAATGAAGAGGTCACGATGTGAACACTGTGCAG CAGGGACCCCTTTTCATCAAAGCCACTATGGGAATCCTCTTGCCAGCATTTCAGCACAACAG CTCCACAGTGACGATGATGGCCTGAACTACGCTGCCCTGAAGTTCACTGACAAGAAGAGTTCCAAGcccaggagacagaggagagaacagagagaggaagaaaccATCTACTCTGGCGTGAGTTATCAAGACAGGATGTGA